A genome region from Aestuariivirga litoralis includes the following:
- the atpA gene encoding F0F1 ATP synthase subunit alpha — MDIRAAEISSILKKQIKDFGKDADVAEIGQVLSVGDGIARVHGLDNVQAGEMVEFPGGIRGMALNLETDNVGCVIFGADRDIKEGDLVKRTGAIVEIPVGKELLGRVIDPLGNPLDGKGPIKSKKMSRVDVKAPGIIPRKSVNEPMATGLKAIDALIPVGRGQRELVIGDRQTGKTAIILDTILNQKPIHIAGPEKDKLYCVYVACGQKRSTVAQFVKVLEDNGALEYSVIIAATASDPAPLQYLAPFAGCAVGEYFRDNGMHALIAYDDLSKQAVAYRQMSLLLRRPPGREAYPGDVFYLHSRLLERAAKLNDSLGGGSLTALPVIETQGNDVSAFIPTNVISITDGQIFLETDLFYQGIRPAVNVGLSVSRVGSAAQTKAMKQVAGKIKGELAQYREMAAFAQFGSDLDAATQKMLNRGARLTELLKQGQFSPLKMEEQVVSIYAGVNGYLDGIPVAKIKSFEEGLLRLMRDKHAGVMDAIRSEKAISDKTMPLLKAAVEAYTKSFA; from the coding sequence ATGGATATTCGCGCCGCCGAAATTTCGTCCATCCTCAAGAAGCAGATCAAGGATTTCGGCAAGGATGCCGATGTTGCTGAAATCGGCCAGGTTCTCTCCGTCGGTGACGGCATTGCCCGCGTGCACGGCCTCGACAATGTGCAGGCCGGCGAAATGGTGGAATTCCCCGGTGGCATCCGCGGCATGGCCCTCAACCTCGAAACCGACAATGTCGGTTGCGTGATTTTCGGCGCCGACCGTGACATCAAGGAAGGCGATCTCGTCAAGCGCACCGGCGCCATCGTGGAAATCCCCGTCGGCAAGGAACTCCTCGGCCGCGTGATCGATCCGCTGGGCAACCCGCTCGACGGCAAGGGCCCGATCAAGTCGAAGAAAATGTCGCGTGTGGACGTGAAGGCCCCCGGCATCATTCCGCGCAAGTCAGTGAATGAGCCGATGGCCACTGGCCTCAAGGCCATTGACGCTTTGATCCCCGTTGGCCGTGGCCAGCGCGAACTGGTGATCGGTGACCGCCAGACCGGCAAGACCGCGATCATCCTCGACACCATTCTGAACCAGAAGCCGATCCACATTGCTGGCCCGGAAAAAGACAAGCTCTATTGCGTTTATGTCGCTTGCGGCCAGAAGCGCTCTACGGTTGCCCAGTTCGTGAAGGTTCTGGAAGACAATGGCGCGCTGGAATATTCTGTCATCATCGCCGCTACTGCTTCCGATCCGGCCCCGCTGCAATATCTGGCACCGTTTGCCGGTTGCGCCGTCGGCGAATATTTCCGCGACAATGGCATGCATGCGCTGATCGCCTATGACGATCTTTCCAAGCAGGCCGTGGCTTACCGCCAGATGTCGCTGCTGCTGCGCCGCCCGCCGGGCCGCGAAGCCTATCCGGGCGACGTGTTCTATCTCCACTCTCGTTTGCTGGAACGCGCTGCCAAGCTCAACGACTCGCTGGGCGGCGGTTCGCTGACCGCGCTGCCGGTCATTGAAACCCAGGGCAACGACGTGTCGGCCTTCATTCCGACCAACGTGATCTCGATCACTGACGGCCAGATCTTCCTTGAAACCGATCTGTTCTATCAGGGCATCCGCCCGGCTGTGAACGTCGGCCTTTCCGTGTCGCGCGTGGGTTCTGCTGCGCAGACCAAGGCGATGAAGCAGGTGGCTGGCAAGATCAAGGGCGAGCTCGCTCAGTACCGCGAAATGGCGGCCTTCGCCCAGTTCGGTTCGGACCTTGATGCGGCGACGCAGAAGATGCTCAACCGTGGTGCGCGCCTGACGGAGCTGCTGAAGCAGGGCCAGTTCTCGCCGCTGAAAATGGAAGAGCAGGTTGTCTCGATCTATGCCGGCGTGAACGGCTATCTCGACGGCATTCCGGTTGCCAAGATCAAGAGCTTCGAAGAAGGCCTGCTGCGCCTGATGCGCGACAAGCATGCCGGCGTGATGGATGCCATCCGTTCGGAGAAGGCGATTTCGGACAAGACAATGCCGCTGCTCAAGGCCGCGGTTGAAGCCTACACCAAGTCGTTCGCTTAA
- a CDS encoding F0F1 ATP synthase subunit delta gives MTSGVAGRYASALFDLAKEEKAVPAVASALAGLAKSISESADLKRLFSSPVFKSEDQMAAIEALSAKGGMSGLALNFVKLLCENRRLTALPGAIDAFQALVAEDKGEVVADVTSAEKLTAAQLKDLAAALKARVGKDVQLVAKTDASLLGGLTVKIGSTLIDNSLKTKLQNLKVAMKGNG, from the coding sequence ATGACGAGCGGGGTGGCGGGGCGCTATGCCAGCGCGCTGTTCGACCTTGCGAAAGAAGAAAAGGCGGTTCCCGCCGTTGCCTCGGCCCTTGCGGGCCTTGCCAAATCAATTTCTGAATCAGCTGACCTGAAGCGGCTGTTTTCATCCCCCGTTTTCAAGTCTGAAGACCAGATGGCGGCCATTGAAGCGCTCAGTGCCAAGGGCGGCATGTCGGGTCTGGCGCTCAATTTCGTGAAACTGCTGTGCGAGAATCGCCGTTTGACCGCTTTGCCGGGTGCAATTGACGCATTCCAGGCTCTGGTGGCTGAAGACAAGGGCGAAGTGGTGGCTGATGTCACCTCGGCTGAAAAGCTCACCGCTGCCCAGCTCAAGGATCTCGCTGCTGCACTGAAAGCCCGGGTGGGCAAGGATGTGCAGCTGGTGGCCAAGACCGATGCTTCGCTGCTCGGTGGCCTGACAGTCAAGATTGGCTCGACGCTGATCGACAATTCGCTCAAAACAAAACTTCAAAATCTCAAAGTTGCAATGAAGGGAAACGGCTGA
- a CDS encoding DUF1127 domain-containing protein, whose protein sequence is MFEVLKSRITTWKRYSRTVTELQALTNRELADLGIARADIHRVARDAAR, encoded by the coding sequence ATGTTTGAAGTTCTTAAATCCCGTATCACCACCTGGAAGCGTTACAGCCGTACCGTCACTGAGTTGCAAGCTCTGACGAACCGCGAACTGGCCGACCTCGGCATCGCACGCGCTGACATCCATCGTGTTGCCCGCGACGCGGCCCGCTAA